The DNA region CTCTTCCGCTTCCGCCCGCAAAAATACACCATCCGCAGCGGCGACATGAGCATCACCACCAGCGCCTTCATCATCTCCGTCGCCAACTCCGACCAGTACGGCAACGACTGCTTCATCGCCCCCGGCGCGAGCGTCGACGATGGCCGGCTCAACATCACCGTGATGAAGTCCATCCACCTCTTCAACGCGCTCCCCATCGCCCTCCGTCTCTTCACCAAACGCATCGACGGCTCCGCCAGCGTCCAACGCCTCCTCGGCCCAAGCTTCAGCATCGAACGCCCCGTCCCCGGCCTCCTCCACACCGACGGTGAGACGCACGAAACCGCCGCGCTGATCGAAGTCACCGTCCGTCCCCGCAGCCTCCGCATCATGGTCCCCCACCGCGAAGCCGCCGCCGCGTAAATCCCGCGTTACGTTCGCGTGACGCACGTCACATTCAAGTGACACCCCTACCCCGCCTCCTCCGCCTCTGTTACACTCGCCTGCGATGGAGCTAAAACCGCTCAAAGTCCGCACGGTCATTATTTCCGACGTCCACCTCGGGACGGACGACTGCAAAATCAGGGAAGTGAATCACTTCCTCAAATACACCCGCTGCGACCGCCTCATCCTCAACGGCGACATCATCGACGGCTGGCGCCTCAAAAAAACCGGACACTGGCCCAAGTCCCACACCCGGTTCGTCCGCCTCGTCCTCAAGAAACTCGAAAAGAAAGACACCGAGGTCATCTACCTCCGCGGCAACCACGACGACGTCCTCGCCAAGTTCCTCCCCATCGCCTTCGAGAATCTCCAGATCGTCGAAGACTTCATCCACGAAACCCCGCGCGGCAAATACCTCGTCCTCCACGGCGACGTCTTCGACACCGTCACCAAAAATTTCGTCTTCCTCGCCTACGCCGGTGACTGGGGCTACCGCGCGCTCATGCGCCTCAACCGCCTCTACAACAAGTGGCGCGCCTGGCGCGGCAAAGAATACTACTCGCTCAGCAAAGCCGTGAAAGCCCGCGTCAAAAAAGCGGTCAACCACGTCTCCAACTTCGAAGAACACATCGCCGAGCTCGCCCGCAGCCGCGGCTGTGTCGGCGTCATGTGCGGCCACATCCACACCGTCGCCGACCGCATGATTGGCGACATCCACTACCTGAACTCCGGCGACTGGGTCGAGTCCCTCACCGGCATCGTCGAACACTACGACGGCAAATTCGAAGTCATCGACTTCGCCCACTTCCGCCTCCTCTACCCGCTGGAAGACGACGCCACGGAACTAGCCGAGCCCGCCGACAACGTCCCGGAAGTCTCGCCACTTCCTGCCGACGCCATGCTGCGCTCCACGTTTACTCACACGCCCGGGCAAACTCCAACGCCGGTGCCGTAATCAAACGGTCGGAGCACTCTGCTCTCCCGCCGCTCTCGCACAGTTTCTGCCATCCGCCTTCGCGCGATACAGCGCCTGATCCGCAACCATCATCAACCGCTTCACGGCATCGCCATCCTTCGGAAAACACGCTGCCCCCGCACTCGCGGTCACTTTCAAATTAAGCCCGTCCGGCAGCACCACCGCCTCCTTCGCGATCGCATTCACGATCCGCTGCGCCGCCTCAAACGTCACGCGAGCATCCACCTCTGCCAGCATCACCGCGAACTCCTCGCCGCCATAACGCGCCACCCGATCCACCGTGCGCACGCACATCGCGATCTTCGCCGCCGCCGCTTTGATCACCGCATCGCCCGCCGGATGCCCATGCGTGTCATTCACTTTTTTGAAGTGATCCAGATCGATGAGCAAGAGCCCGAGCGATCGCCCAAATCTCCGCGAGCGCTCCTCTTCCTCTGCAAGCACGCGATCAAACTCCCGCCGGTTCAACAACCCCGTCAGTTCGTCCCGCGTCGCCATCCGGTGCAACTTCCCCAGCGTCTCGCCCAGCTTCAGCGCATAGCGCAACGACCGCTCCAGCGACCGCGTGTTGATCTCGCCTTTCACCAGATAATCCAGCGCCCCCGCATCCATCGCCTGGATATCCACGCCTTCACTCGTCTCCGCCGTCAGAAAAATAATCGGCACGTGACATCCCTTGCTCACCGCCTCGCGGATCAGCGTCAGCCCGTCGCGCTCACCCAGCTGAAAATCCAGCAGACACGCCGCATAATCTCCTTCGAGTAACTTCTCCAATCCCGCCTCATATGTCTGCGCCCACTCCAGCACATATTTTCCTGGCCCAAATCGTTCGAAGTGCGCCTGCACCAGTCGGTGCTGCAACCGGTCGTCATCGATCAAGAGTACTTTTTTCATTTCACGCCTCCCGCCATTTTGTCCGTCCGCCGTTGTTTCTCCCTCAGCGCCCCAATCCCGCCACTAGGTCGCTCGCCCGAGCCTTGAGCGTCGGCGCGATCTTCGCGCGCTCCATCAGATTATCTTTGATGCAGTTCACCAGCGCGCTGCCCACCACCACGCCATCCGCATACGCCGCGATCTCCTTCACGTGCTCGCGCTTTGAAATCCCAAACCCCACCACCACGGGCAGCGCCGTGTGCGCTTTGATCTTCGCCACCGCCTCCGGAACGTTCGATGCCACTTCGCTCCGCACGCCCGTCACGCCCTCGCGCGAAACATAATAAATAAACCCTGTCGCCGCCTTCCCGATGATTGCCATCCGCGCCTCAGGCGTCGTCGGCGCCACGATGAACACCGTCTTCACGCCATGCTTCGCGCACGCCGCCGCGACTTCCCCAGACTCCTCCGGCGGCAGATCGAGCGTCAAAATCCCATCCACGCCCGCGTCCTTCGCTGCCTTCACGTACGCGTCCACTCCATTGGCAAAAATTAAATTATAGTACGTGTAGAAAACCAGCGGCACCTGGCTGAATTCGCGAATACGCCGCACCAATTCGAAAACCTTCACACCCGTCATCCCGCTCGCCAGTGCCCTCTGCGCCGCGAGTTGATTCGTGAGCCCATCCGCCAGCGGATCAGAAAACGGCACGCCCAGCTCCAGCACATCCGTCCCCGCCTCGATCACCGCACGACACGCCGCGACTGACGTCTCCAAATCAGGGTCGCCCGCGCACAAGTACGCGACAAACGCGGCGCGATTTTCAGAGCGGGCACGGGCAAAAGCGGAGGCGATACGATCCATGGAAAAGGAACCCAAATGACCGCCCAATCCCCCGCCCGGCGCAAAGAGATTTTTTAACACCACCCGTTCCGCACCAGAACTGTCCGCCCCACTCTTATACCGCACAAAATTCCTCTCAGCCTGTCCGACGCCGTCCAGCTTGATCGTTAATACATGTAGACGCGGCACTCTGCCCTGTGTCCTCCTCAAAATCCTCAACGAAAGAAATTCCCATGCCTCAATACGTCGACGGCTTCGTCCTCCCCCTCCCCAAGAAAAACCTCAAGGCCTACCAGAAGATGGCCAAAACCGCTCAGAAAGTCTGGCTCAAACACGGCGCCCTCGACTACCGCGAATGCGTGCTCGAAGACCGCAAAGACCCCGGCTTCTGCCTCACCTTCCCCAAAGGCATCAAAGTGAAGCCCACCGAAACCGTCGTCTTCGCTTTCGTCACCTACAAATCCCGCAAAGACCGCGACCGCATCAACGCCAAGGTCATGAAAGACCCCGAGCTTTGCCCGCCCGACATGGACCCGAAAAAAATGCCCTTCGACTGCGCCCGCATGTTGTACGGCGGCTTCAAAACCCTCGTCGGCAAATAACCACCACGCCTCTCCGTCCCCATCGTTCTCGCTCCTCTCCCGCTAACGGCTTCGTCAGTCCCCGGCCCGACCTCACCCGTCGGGCCTTTTTCACGCCCCCCGCCATCGTTCTCCTTCACCTCGCTTCCCTCGCATCGACCTCCTCCTACACGCCCCTCCGAATCCTGTTCATCCTGTCTCATAAATTCCCTCTCCGCCATCCGTACCCATCCGTGTAATCTGTGGTTAAAAAATCCGCCCCACCACACTGCGGGCCCTAGACTCCACACTTGCCCGTCGCGCCCACACCGGCAAAAACTCCGCGCAGCCCGGCCCGCCGCCAGCATCACCTCTGCGGTATCTTCCGCCGGCCATTCACCGCAACATGGTCCACTCGCGCGCATCTCTCGCGGCCCTCGTGCTGGCATTCCTCCTGCCCGCGTATTCGCCGACCGCACACGCGAGCATCTCCGACTACCGCATCGGCGACATCGTCCGCGAAGACATCTTCCCCCCGGCTTCGCCATCCGGCGAGCCCGCCCGCGACACAGCCTCCGACTCCCAACCGCGTGGGCAACGCCTCTACGCGGCCCCGCTCGTCCTCCGCTTCAACCCCAAAAGCCCCGACGAAGCCGAAGTCTCCCTGCGCGCCGCCATCATCATGGCCCGCTACCACTTCCTCCGCGTCTTCCAGGAACAACTCCTCGGCCGCACCCCCACTGAGGCTGACCTCGGCTCCCCCGCCTACACCCGCGCCGTCGCCGAAGTCTCCCGCAACGTCCCCGCCCACTTCCCCTTCGATCAACTCTCCCCTCTCTGGGTCCGCGGCGAAAGCGAGGAGACGCTCATCCTCACCCTCGCCCAGCCCATCCGCCAGGCGATGGCCAACATCATCGTCGACGACGCCACCAGCACCACGCTCCCGCCCGAAAAATCCCTGCGCCTCGTCATCGTCAAAAACCTCGCCATGCCCCTCGGCGTCCGCGACCTCGACGGCCCGGGCCTGATCATCTCCCCCAGCAAAACCATCCGCCTCACCCAGGCCCGCGAACTCGTCGAAAATAACTTCCCCGCCGCCCAGCCCGGCCTCGCCCGCTTCGCCGCCACCTTCGTCCGCGCCAACACCCAGCTCGACTCCTTCGCCACCACGCTCCTCGAAAACCGCCCTCACCCCGCTCCCACCACCGTCACCTCCTCCCACCCAGGACAGGCGCTTCTTCGCAAAGGCCAGATCATCGACCGCCAGGCCCTCGAAACTCTCACCGCCCTCCGCGAAAAATCCCCAGCCCCCGCCCTCGCTCAACCCAGCCCCATCACCTCCTCTCCGCCCGAAACGCGCGGGCAACGCCTTCACGCAACAACCGCACCTTCCTCGCCTACCCCACCGCTTGGGCCACGCCTCTACGCGGCGGACTGGACACTCATCGCCACCTTCGGCGCCGCCCTCCTCGCCCTCGCCGGATTCTACGGCTTCAAGCGTGCCCGCAAATCCACTACGCCCGATCGCCAATCATCCCGCCGCGCCGCACCGCGCCCCACGCCACGCGAGGAGCAACTCATCGTCCTCGACGACACTCCCGACTCCAACTGGCGCGACCACGCCCTTTTCCCCCGATCCCACGCCAGCCACGCCCCCGAAGCGACCCGTCCCGGCGCCCTCGCCCGGATGAAGGAAAAATTCGTCGGCACCCTCTTCCGCCACCGCGCCGAACTCCTCGCCGCCCAGCAAAAAGCCCAGGCCGATATGGAGCAGCTCGAACGCCGCCTCGAACAACTCCACGCCCCGCTCCAGCAACGCATCCAGGCCTACGAAAAACGTATCGCCGAGCTGGAACAAAAACTCGCGAACAAAGGCGAAGAAAACCGCCACCTCCTCGGCGCGAGCATCACCCTCGCCCGCCAGCAACTCGAACGCCGCCGGTTCGACCTCCGACGGTAGGGCGGGTTAACCTTAACCCCGCCGGTTCGACTGCGGTGCCTCGGCACCGCTCTTCCCACACTCATCGCAGCGGCCCGCGCCCTTCGTCTCTTCGCGAGAAATCCCACTCAGCCTCCCTCAGGCAACCGCGTGGGCTACGCCTCTACGCGGCGCCCGACCGCTCCACCTTTAGCGCCTGCTCGTAGCTCTCGACCGATTCCGCGAAGCGCTCGAGCCGGTTGCACACCGCGCCCTTGTAGAGATACGCCAGCGTCTTCCGCTTATCCGCGCGGATCGCCGCATCGTAACACTCAAGGGCCTCTTCATCGCGACGCAGCTGCTCCAACGCGGAACCTTTGCGCACCAGCGCCTCCGCATTCGCCGGCTCCGTCCGCAAAATCTCGTCGTAGCACGCGATCGCTTCACGCGCGCGGTTCAACTCCAGCAAAAGACTTCCTTTGCCCAGCAGCACCGCGACCGGATTTCCCTGCTCCGCACCCGTCCGCGTCGCCTTGCCCGCTGCACCGGGCGAGCCCGTTTGCACCGGAAACGGCGCCAGCGAAGCCATCGCCACCGGCCCGCTCGTTCCCGCCGTCGCCGCTGGCAACGCCGCAGCCGCCACCGTCGCTCCTTCCAGCTCCAGTATCCGTTTTTCCATCCGCTCCACGACCGACAACAGCCGCTGATTGGAAAACGCCACCGCTTGATCCGCTCCAGCCAGCATCCCGTCCGTCAGCGCCAGCCCGCCCCGATCTCCCGGCGCCGCCAGCTGCAACTGCCGCTCCTTGCGCTCCACAAACCGGTTCAATGCCCGCCACTGGAGAAACGGCGTCACTAACACCGCGAGCAATCCCAACGCCCCAAAAACCCCGCCGATCCAAAACACCAGCCGGTTAAATTCCTCCGCCTCCGCCCGCTGCCACGAACGCTCCGCCTCCGCCTGCTGCCACTCCATGCGCTGACGATCCCGCTCCACTTCAAACGACGATTTCATCGCGTCGATTTTCCCCATCAACGCCGTCGCCTGCGCGTTCGCCGCCGTCTCCGCCTCCAGCCGCGTAGCCGCCACCGCCAGCTGCGTCGCATGCAGCTCCTCCTTCACCTGCAAATACGCCTTCAACAAATCCGCCTGGCTCAGCTCCACCGGAGTTTTCGGAGCCGCCGCGGCAACTGGCGCCACCTGCTGTGCAAGTGCGACCGCATTCACTCCGAGAAAAAAACAGACAGCGCACCCAAGCGCGTGAAACCGAAAGAACGTCACCGTGCGAGTCATCATAGCGGTGAGGAAACCGTGAAATGCCGACCCTCGTTGTCAAGGAGCGCGCCGCCTCCAACCCGAAGAAACCCGCCCAGCTGCAACTTCGCAGCACATGCCGTGTTCATTCTTCCAAACCATCCGAAAACCTCCGCCCACTCCTTTCTCCTCTCCCATGAATTCCATGCACGAAATCGACTACACGATCCACGGCGACGACATGCAGTTCGTCGAAATTGAACTCGATCCCAGCGAAGCCGTCGTCGCCGAGGCCGGCGGCATGATGTTCATGGATGACGGCATCGCCATGGAGACGATCTTCGGCGACGGCTCGCAGCAAAACCGCGGCTTCATGAGCAGCCTCCTCGGCGCCGGCAAACGCCTCCTCACCGGCGAATCGCTCTTCATGACCGTCTTTCAAAACCAGGGCTCCGGTAAACGCCGCGTCGCCTTCGGCGCACCCTACCCCGGCAAAATCATCCCGCTCCACCTCGCCGAACTCGGCGGCGAACTCATCGCGCAAAAAGACTCTTTCCTCTGCGCCGCCAAAGGCGTGTCCATCGGCATCGCCTTCCAAAAACGCCTGGGCGCCGGCCTCTTCGGCGGCGAGGGCTTCATCATGCAACGCCTCCAAGGCGACGGCTGGGCCTTCGTCCACGCCGGCGGCACGCTCTACGAACGCACGCTCCAGCCCGGCGAAACTCTCCGCGTCGACACCGGCTGCATCGTCGCCTTCCAACCCTCGGTCGACTACGATATCCAGATGGTCGGCGGCATTAAGACCGCGTTCTTCGGCGGCGAAGGCCTCTTCTTCGCCACACTCCGCGGCCCCGGCAAAGTCTGGCTGCAATCGCTCCCCTTCTCCCGCCTCGCCGGCCGCATCGTCGCCGCCGCTCCTCAGACAGGACGCGGAGGCCGCGAAGAAGGCTCCGTCCTCGGCGGCCTCGGCCGCATGCTGGACGGCGACAACCGCTAACTCCGTTGGCCCGATTCCGTTGGAGGCGCGACGCCCCCGTCGCGCGTAACCGTCGCCCACTTCCAAGGTGGAACGCGCGGTCCCTGGCGCGTTTTGCGTAGCTCAGCCGTAGGTCCGCACCTCTGGTGCGCGCCGCTCTTCATTTCTTCGATTCCCGATAGGCCACTGCCATCGCAGCAGCCGCTTCGTCCGGCTCAACTTGACCAACTCCGGTACATAATCCGGGACAATAAACATCCGTAAGCAGAGACGCATGCGCCGCCTGTGCTCTGATCACTGCACGCAACGCCCGCGCAGCATTGAACGCACTCACCGCTTCCGGCATGAGCATGGTCGGCGCGACAATCATGTACGGTATTCGATTGTTACCGGTCGGAATCACCAAACTCGTACCCAGCGGCAGGTAACCTTCAGGCCGAGCTGCGACCGCTGCACGAACCTTGTCTTCGATCTGCTGCCCAAAGTGGCGGCGATATACCGCGTCGATTCCGCCATCCATGAAACCGTAGCTGTTCGCAGGTGATACGACACTAACTTCTGCCACATCTAAAATATCTCCAAAGGAAACCGTTACCTCGGGAAACGAGCTGAACGCTCGTCCCAAAGCGGCCACGACATCTTGATTTTGATCAACGAAGTGCAGCCTCATGTTTAGAGCGTCTTCGCTCCCTCACCCCACATCATAATCCAGATACGGCCCGAGCCACTTCTCCGTCTCGGCCACGCTCTGCCCTTTGCGCTTCGCGTAGTCGTCGATCTGGTCCTTCGCGATTTTTCCGACACCGAAATACTTCGAGTCGGGATGATTGAAATACCAGCCGCTCACACTGCTCGCCGGGTACATCGCGCAGCTTTCCGTCAGCTTGATGCCCGTCGCCTTCTCGACGCCGAGCAGCTCAAACAAGATCGGCTTCTCCGTGTGATCCGGACACGCCGGATAACCCGGCGCCGGACGCACCCCGCGATATTTTTCGCGGATGAGTTCCTCATAGCTGAGGTTCTCCGTCTTGCCAAAGCCGGTCGCTTCACGCGCCCGCTTGTGAAACATCTCCGCCATCGCTTCCGCGAGACGATCGCCGAGCGCCTGCGCCATGATCGCGTTGTAGTCGTCGTTCTTCGCTTTGAACTCCGCCGCGAAATCCTCGACGCCGTGCCCCGCCGTCACCGCGAAGCCACCCATGTAGTCGATGCGCCCGCTTTCCTTCGGCGCGACATAGTCGGCGAGACAGTGGTTGAATTGATCCTCCGGCTTTTCGAGCTGCTGACGCAGCTGGTGGAAACGCGTCAGCACCTTCCCCTGCTTCTCGTCCGAGTAGATCTCGATGTCGTCGCCCACCGAGTTGCACGGCCAGTAACCGATCACCGCTTTCGCCGTGAACCGTTTCTCTCGCACGATCTGCGCGAGCAGCTTCTGTCCATCGGCAAATAACTTCTTCGCCTCCGCGCCGACGACCTCATCCTCAAGGATCTGCGGATAACGCCCGTGCAATTCCCACGCGCTGAAGAACGGACCCCAGTCAATAAACGGCACGATGTCCTCCAGCGGCACCGGATCGTAGATCTTCGTACCCAGAAACTCCGGACGCGGAATATCCACCGTCGCCCAATCGAAGACCGGCTTCCGCGACCGCGCCGTCGCGAGCGACAACAACGGCTTCCTCGCTCGCCGCGCCGCGAACTCCTCGCGCTGCCGCGTCTGCTTCGCGACATTCTCCGCCATGAACGCCGGTTTCTGCTCGGGCGACAGCAACGCGCTCACCACATTCACGACCCGGGACGCATCGAGCACGTGGACAACTCCGTGCGGATATTCCGGCGCCACCTTCACCGCCGAATGCGCCGGACTCGTCGTCGCACCACCGATCAGCAGCGGCACCGTGAACCCTTCGCGTTTCATCTCCTTCGCGACATGCACCATCTCATCGAGCGACGGCGTGATCAGCCCCGAAAGTCCGATCACATCCGCGCCGATCTCCTTGGCCTTCGCCAGAATCTTGTCGCACGCCACCATCACGCCGAGATCCACGACCTCGTAATTGTTACACGCGAGCACCACGCCGACGATGTTCTTGCCGATGTCGTGCACGTCGCCCTTCACCGTCGCGATGAGAAACTTCCCTTGGGCCCGCGTCGCCTCGCCCGCCGCCGCCGCGCGCTTCTTCTCCTCCTCCATGAATGGCGTCAGATAAGCCACCGCCTTCTTCATCACGCGCGCCGACTTCACGACCTGCGGGAGAAACATTTTTCCCGCGCCAAACAAATCACCGACCACGCGCATCCCATCCATCAACGGCCCTTCGATGATATCGAGCGGCCGCGCATATTTCTTCCGACACTCCTCCGTGTCCTGATCCACAAACGCATCGAGTCCTTTCACGAGCGCGTGCTTCATCCGCTCCTCGACCGACTGATTCCGCCACGCGAGATCTTCCTTCACCTCGGTCTTCGAAGCGCCGCCCTGCTGCGCCTTCAACTCGTCGGCAAATTTCACCAAGCGATCCGTCGCATCCGGCCGTCTGTTGAGAAGCACATCTTCAACATAGCCGAGCAACGTCGGCTCAATCTCATCGTAGTTCCCGAGCATGCCCGCGTTGACGATCCCCATGTCCATGCCTTCGCGGATCGCATGGTAGAGAAACGCCGTGTGAATCGCCTCGCGCACCGGATTATTGCCGCGAAACGAGAACGAAACATTCGACACGCCGCCCGACACCTTCGCATGCGGCAGCGTCTGCTTGATGATCCGCGTCGCCTCGAAGAAATCGACCGCGTAGTTGTTATGCTCCTCGATGCCCGTTGCGACCGTGAGGATGTTCGGATCGAAAATGATATCCTCCGGCGGAAACCCGATCTGCTCCGTGAGCAGCTTGTACGCGCGCGTGCAGATGCGGACCTTTTCATCGCGCGTCGCCGCCTGCCCTTGCTCGTCAAACGCCATCACGACCGCCGCAGCGCCATACCGCATGATCAACTTAGCG from Nibricoccus aquaticus includes:
- a CDS encoding TIGR00266 family protein; translation: MNSMHEIDYTIHGDDMQFVEIELDPSEAVVAEAGGMMFMDDGIAMETIFGDGSQQNRGFMSSLLGAGKRLLTGESLFMTVFQNQGSGKRRVAFGAPYPGKIIPLHLAELGGELIAQKDSFLCAAKGVSIGIAFQKRLGAGLFGGEGFIMQRLQGDGWAFVHAGGTLYERTLQPGETLRVDTGCIVAFQPSVDYDIQMVGGIKTAFFGGEGLFFATLRGPGKVWLQSLPFSRLAGRIVAAAPQTGRGGREEGSVLGGLGRMLDGDNR
- a CDS encoding GGDEF domain-containing protein, encoding MKKVLLIDDDRLQHRLVQAHFERFGPGKYVLEWAQTYEAGLEKLLEGDYAACLLDFQLGERDGLTLIREAVSKGCHVPIIFLTAETSEGVDIQAMDAGALDYLVKGEINTRSLERSLRYALKLGETLGKLHRMATRDELTGLLNRREFDRVLAEEEERSRRFGRSLGLLLIDLDHFKKVNDTHGHPAGDAVIKAAAAKIAMCVRTVDRVARYGGEEFAVMLAEVDARVTFEAAQRIVNAIAKEAVVLPDGLNLKVTASAGAACFPKDGDAVKRLMMVADQALYRAKADGRNCARAAGEQSAPTV
- the trpA gene encoding tryptophan synthase subunit alpha, with product MDRIASAFARARSENRAAFVAYLCAGDPDLETSVAACRAVIEAGTDVLELGVPFSDPLADGLTNQLAAQRALASGMTGVKVFELVRRIREFSQVPLVFYTYYNLIFANGVDAYVKAAKDAGVDGILTLDLPPEESGEVAAACAKHGVKTVFIVAPTTPEARMAIIGKAATGFIYYVSREGVTGVRSEVASNVPEAVAKIKAHTALPVVVGFGISKREHVKEIAAYADGVVVGSALVNCIKDNLMERAKIAPTLKARASDLVAGLGR
- a CDS encoding tetratricopeptide repeat protein, with protein sequence MNAVALAQQVAPVAAAAPKTPVELSQADLLKAYLQVKEELHATQLAVAATRLEAETAANAQATALMGKIDAMKSSFEVERDRQRMEWQQAEAERSWQRAEAEEFNRLVFWIGGVFGALGLLAVLVTPFLQWRALNRFVERKERQLQLAAPGDRGGLALTDGMLAGADQAVAFSNQRLLSVVERMEKRILELEGATVAAAALPAATAGTSGPVAMASLAPFPVQTGSPGAAGKATRTGAEQGNPVAVLLGKGSLLLELNRAREAIACYDEILRTEPANAEALVRKGSALEQLRRDEEALECYDAAIRADKRKTLAYLYKGAVCNRLERFAESVESYEQALKVERSGAA
- a CDS encoding DUF1428 domain-containing protein, giving the protein MPQYVDGFVLPLPKKNLKAYQKMAKTAQKVWLKHGALDYRECVLEDRKDPGFCLTFPKGIKVKPTETVVFAFVTYKSRKDRDRINAKVMKDPELCPPDMDPKKMPFDCARMLYGGFKTLVGK
- a CDS encoding macro domain-containing protein; protein product: MRLHFVDQNQDVVAALGRAFSSFPEVTVSFGDILDVAEVSVVSPANSYGFMDGGIDAVYRRHFGQQIEDKVRAAVAARPEGYLPLGTSLVIPTGNNRIPYMIVAPTMLMPEAVSAFNAARALRAVIRAQAAHASLLTDVYCPGLCTGVGQVEPDEAAAAMAVAYRESKK
- a CDS encoding UDP-2,3-diacylglucosamine diphosphatase encodes the protein MELKPLKVRTVIISDVHLGTDDCKIREVNHFLKYTRCDRLILNGDIIDGWRLKKTGHWPKSHTRFVRLVLKKLEKKDTEVIYLRGNHDDVLAKFLPIAFENLQIVEDFIHETPRGKYLVLHGDVFDTVTKNFVFLAYAGDWGYRALMRLNRLYNKWRAWRGKEYYSLSKAVKARVKKAVNHVSNFEEHIAELARSRGCVGVMCGHIHTVADRMIGDIHYLNSGDWVESLTGIVEHYDGKFEVIDFAHFRLLYPLEDDATELAEPADNVPEVSPLPADAMLRSTFTHTPGQTPTPVP
- the metH gene encoding methionine synthase translates to MFLTVNKTSGSNFLVVGERTNITGSPKFAKALKAGDWAACLEIARQQVESGANVIDINVDEALIEGEPTMVKFLNLIAAEPDITKVPVMIDSSKWSVLEAGLQCLQGKGIVNSISLKDGEAEFLRRAKLIMRYGAAAVVMAFDEQGQAATRDEKVRICTRAYKLLTEQIGFPPEDIIFDPNILTVATGIEEHNNYAVDFFEATRIIKQTLPHAKVSGGVSNVSFSFRGNNPVREAIHTAFLYHAIREGMDMGIVNAGMLGNYDEIEPTLLGYVEDVLLNRRPDATDRLVKFADELKAQQGGASKTEVKEDLAWRNQSVEERMKHALVKGLDAFVDQDTEECRKKYARPLDIIEGPLMDGMRVVGDLFGAGKMFLPQVVKSARVMKKAVAYLTPFMEEEKKRAAAAGEATRAQGKFLIATVKGDVHDIGKNIVGVVLACNNYEVVDLGVMVACDKILAKAKEIGADVIGLSGLITPSLDEMVHVAKEMKREGFTVPLLIGGATTSPAHSAVKVAPEYPHGVVHVLDASRVVNVVSALLSPEQKPAFMAENVAKQTRQREEFAARRARKPLLSLATARSRKPVFDWATVDIPRPEFLGTKIYDPVPLEDIVPFIDWGPFFSAWELHGRYPQILEDEVVGAEAKKLFADGQKLLAQIVREKRFTAKAVIGYWPCNSVGDDIEIYSDEKQGKVLTRFHQLRQQLEKPEDQFNHCLADYVAPKESGRIDYMGGFAVTAGHGVEDFAAEFKAKNDDYNAIMAQALGDRLAEAMAEMFHKRAREATGFGKTENLSYEELIREKYRGVRPAPGYPACPDHTEKPILFELLGVEKATGIKLTESCAMYPASSVSGWYFNHPDSKYFGVGKIAKDQIDDYAKRKGQSVAETEKWLGPYLDYDVG